In Deinococcus aquaedulcis, one DNA window encodes the following:
- a CDS encoding NADH-quinone oxidoreductase subunit N, producing MLTPPDVAFLPLLPILIVLAGAISSTLLGFWVSRRTLTFINLGATVLSALSLGWLWNRGLTAFGGSLIADNAALLLAFVVLVGTLMTLLVSLDTAWRARVSFPEFDAMLMYAVTGCLLIAFSGDLIVMLIGLEIMSLSGYVLATLQGSRRAEEAGLKYFLLGAAGSAVLIYGLAFVYGATGSLNYAAIAERVGSVQGLQPQNAGILVGGALLLLCGFAFKVALAPFHQWTPDVYGGAPTSVSLFLSTVVKVAAFAGMLRVFAGALADAPGWHSVMQILIAATLIVGNLAALRQTNFKRLLAYSAVAHTGFLAMALLGTPQMGGAALSYYLLVYTLMTAAALAVVAALQRSEAGFQISDMRGLYYRHPGYAVCLAICLASLAGLPPFAGFFGKYLVFQAAFQNGYVWLSVLAALTSVAALVYYLRPAMLLFMPDRTPAREYAHGQRPATTLAVALGVAGVTVLGLLPNLWYGWGASPFIWTLLAGR from the coding sequence ATGCTCACGCCCCCCGATGTCGCCTTTTTGCCGCTGCTGCCCATCCTGATCGTGCTGGCCGGCGCCATTTCCAGCACCCTGCTGGGCTTCTGGGTCAGCCGGCGCACGCTGACGTTTATCAACCTGGGTGCCACGGTGCTCTCGGCCCTCAGCCTGGGCTGGCTATGGAACCGGGGCCTGACCGCGTTCGGCGGCAGCCTGATCGCCGATAATGCCGCGCTGCTGCTGGCCTTTGTGGTGCTGGTGGGCACCCTAATGACCCTGCTGGTGTCGCTGGACACCGCGTGGCGCGCCCGGGTCTCGTTCCCCGAGTTCGACGCCATGCTGATGTACGCCGTGACCGGCTGCCTGCTGATTGCCTTTTCCGGCGACCTGATCGTGATGCTCATTGGCCTGGAGATCATGAGCCTGTCGGGCTACGTGCTGGCGACCCTGCAGGGCTCGCGCCGCGCCGAGGAAGCGGGCCTGAAGTATTTCCTGCTGGGCGCCGCCGGCAGCGCCGTGCTGATCTACGGGCTGGCCTTTGTGTACGGGGCCACCGGGAGCCTGAACTACGCCGCCATTGCCGAGCGCGTGGGCTCGGTGCAGGGGCTGCAGCCCCAGAACGCGGGCATTCTGGTGGGCGGGGCGCTGCTGCTGCTGTGCGGCTTTGCCTTCAAGGTGGCGCTGGCGCCCTTTCACCAGTGGACGCCGGATGTGTACGGCGGCGCGCCCACCAGCGTCAGCCTGTTTCTCAGCACAGTGGTGAAAGTGGCGGCCTTTGCGGGGATGCTGCGCGTGTTTGCCGGCGCCCTGGCCGACGCCCCGGGCTGGCACTCGGTCATGCAGATCCTGATTGCCGCCACGCTGATCGTGGGGAATCTGGCCGCGCTGCGCCAGACCAACTTCAAGCGCCTGCTGGCCTACTCGGCGGTGGCGCATACGGGCTTTCTGGCGATGGCGCTGCTGGGCACGCCGCAGATGGGCGGCGCGGCCCTCAGCTATTACCTGCTGGTCTACACCCTGATGACGGCCGCCGCCCTGGCCGTGGTGGCCGCCCTGCAACGCAGCGAGGCGGGCTTCCAGATCAGCGATATGCGCGGGCTGTACTACCGCCACCCGGGCTACGCGGTCTGTCTCGCCATCTGCCTCGCCTCGCTGGCGGGCCTGCCGCCCTTTGCGGGGTTCTTCGGCAAGTATCTGGTGTTCCAGGCGGCGTTTCAGAACGGCTACGTGTGGCTGAGCGTGCTGGCCGCTCTGACCAGTGTGGCGGCGCTGGTGTACTATCTGCGCCCCGCCATGCTGCTGTTCATGCCCGACCGCACCCCGGCGCGCGAATACGCCCACGGCCAGCGCCCGGCCACCACCCTGGCGGTGGCCCTGGGCGTGGCGGGCGTGACCGTGCTGGGCCTGCTGCCCAACCTGTGGTACGGCTGGGGCGCCTCGCCCTTTATCTGGACCCTGCTGGCTGGCCGGTAA
- the proS gene encoding proline--tRNA ligase — MTKDGGKQDKKAAQYGVTPQSTDFNDWYNEVVKKADLADNSPVAGAMVVRPYGSALWENIVRWLDDRFKATGHESLVFPTLIPMGFITREADHVEGFAPELFTVSKIGTEELSEPYVMRPTSETIIGHMWSGWLNSYRDLPFLHYQWGSVFRAELRTKAFLRTSEFFWHEGHTAHANEPEARAEVRQMLDLYHEFCRDVLALPVVRGEKTASERFAGAVATYSIEGMMRDGKALQSGTSHYLGQNFSKAFDVKFQTREQKEEFAHTTSWAISSRIIGAIIMTHGDDFGLIMPPRIAPIQVVVIPVGRKDNFDQMVEEGEKLAAELRAQGLKVKVDKRDGVTNGFKYNDWELKGVPVRIELGPRDLEQGVVVVKNRNRDEKETLARDEAVSSMTARLDEIHDWLYGRATEFLLTRTLVADSYDEFKDAIEGGNWVRAYHCADAGCEKSIKDDTKATTRNVPLDDAEFFHEHGEGPCVKCGQPGAYGKRVIFGRQY, encoded by the coding sequence CCGATCTGGCCGACAACAGCCCCGTGGCGGGCGCGATGGTGGTGCGCCCCTACGGCAGCGCGCTGTGGGAGAACATCGTGCGCTGGCTGGACGACCGCTTCAAGGCCACCGGGCACGAATCGCTGGTCTTCCCCACCCTGATTCCCATGGGTTTTATCACCAGGGAAGCCGACCACGTGGAAGGCTTTGCGCCGGAACTCTTCACGGTCAGCAAGATCGGCACCGAGGAACTCAGCGAGCCCTACGTGATGCGTCCCACCAGCGAAACCATCATCGGGCACATGTGGAGCGGCTGGCTGAACTCGTACCGCGACCTGCCCTTCCTGCATTACCAGTGGGGCAGTGTGTTCCGCGCCGAGCTGCGCACCAAGGCCTTCCTGCGCACCAGCGAATTTTTCTGGCACGAGGGCCACACCGCCCACGCCAACGAACCCGAGGCCCGCGCTGAAGTGCGGCAGATGCTGGACCTGTACCACGAGTTCTGCCGCGACGTGCTGGCCCTGCCCGTGGTGCGCGGTGAGAAAACCGCCTCCGAGCGCTTTGCGGGAGCCGTGGCCACCTACTCCATTGAGGGCATGATGCGCGACGGCAAGGCGCTGCAGTCCGGCACCAGCCACTATCTGGGCCAGAACTTCAGCAAGGCCTTTGACGTGAAGTTCCAGACGCGCGAGCAGAAGGAAGAATTTGCCCACACGACCTCCTGGGCCATTTCCAGCCGCATCATCGGCGCGATCATCATGACGCACGGCGACGACTTCGGGCTGATCATGCCGCCCCGCATCGCGCCCATTCAGGTGGTGGTCATTCCCGTGGGCCGCAAGGACAACTTCGACCAGATGGTGGAAGAGGGCGAGAAACTGGCCGCCGAACTGCGCGCGCAGGGCCTGAAGGTGAAGGTGGACAAGCGCGACGGCGTGACCAACGGCTTCAAGTACAACGACTGGGAGCTCAAGGGCGTGCCCGTGCGCATTGAACTGGGCCCGCGCGATCTGGAGCAGGGCGTGGTCGTGGTGAAAAACCGCAACCGCGACGAGAAGGAAACCCTGGCCCGCGACGAGGCCGTGAGCAGCATGACCGCCCGCCTGGATGAGATTCACGACTGGCTGTATGGGCGCGCCACAGAGTTCCTCCTGACCCGCACCCTGGTGGCCGACAGCTACGACGAGTTCAAGGACGCCATTGAGGGCGGCAACTGGGTGCGCGCCTACCACTGCGCCGACGCGGGGTGCGAAAAGAGCATCAAGGACGACACCAAGGCCACCACCCGCAACGTCCCCCTGGACGACGCCGAGTTCTTCCACGAGCACGGCGAGGGCCCCTGCGTGAAATGTGGCCAGCCGGGCGCGTATGGCAAGCGCGTGATTTTCGGCCGTCAATACTGA